One window of the Methanocaldococcus vulcanius M7 genome contains the following:
- a CDS encoding tyrosine-type recombinase/integrase, giving the protein MREKELKNLLLLKPKREEIKETDDIKKWLDKFKEERLFDGRKESTIKNDLTRLKVFLDFCYNRLGKSPDEMETSDFVKFFNYLEKERKLSKNTQKRYYDLLKVFYKLMRLKNFNEFAEESKERKRFACIEIRHYDAVDAEILNEILRKIVESNSRTRMRDALIVRLLWDTGARVSEILNLRYKDVDFNEGIIRITNTKNREERKVVCASETLELLRHYCQFNIRQGPEDYLFQNNRGGRVRKDWISEVFRKAVDELKKEGKIPPNKRIVIHSLRHGRAVDLLEKGLPLDVVKEYLGHRSLEVTLFYSHSKERTEKLLKIIRKL; this is encoded by the coding sequence ATGAGGGAGAAAGAGCTTAAAAATCTCTTACTTTTAAAACCTAAGAGGGAAGAGATTAAAGAGACGGATGATATTAAAAAATGGCTTGATAAGTTTAAAGAAGAGCGTTTATTTGATGGTAGGAAGGAAAGCACTATAAAAAATGATTTAACACGGTTGAAAGTTTTCTTGGACTTTTGTTATAATAGGTTAGGAAAAAGCCCTGATGAAATGGAGACATCTGATTTCGTTAAGTTCTTTAACTACTTAGAGAAAGAGAGGAAGTTATCTAAAAATACTCAGAAGAGGTATTATGACTTATTGAAAGTGTTTTATAAGTTGATGAGGTTAAAGAACTTTAATGAGTTTGCTGAGGAGAGTAAGGAAAGAAAACGGTTTGCTTGCATAGAAATAAGACATTATGATGCTGTTGATGCTGAGATTTTGAATGAGATTTTGAGGAAGATTGTTGAGAGTAATAGCAGAACAAGGATGAGAGATGCATTGATTGTAAGATTGCTATGGGATACTGGAGCGAGAGTATCTGAAATATTAAATCTAAGATACAAGGATGTTGATTTCAATGAAGGAATAATTAGAATCACTAATACAAAAAATAGGGAAGAGAGAAAGGTGGTCTGTGCATCTGAAACCTTAGAGCTGTTAAGGCATTATTGCCAGTTCAACATAAGGCAAGGACCGGAGGATTACCTATTCCAAAATAATAGGGGAGGGAGGGTTAGAAAGGATTGGATTAGTGAGGTTTTTAGAAAAGCAGTTGATGAGCTTAAAAAGGAGGGTAAGATTCCGCCAAATAAGAGGATTGTTATTCATTCTTTGAGGCATGGTAGGGCTGTTGATTTACTTGAAAAAGGATTACCTCTTGATGTTGTTAAAGAATATCTTGGCCATAGGAGTTTGGAGGTTACTTTGTTTTATTCTCATTCTAAGGAGAGAACTGAGAAGTTATTAAAAATTATTAGGAAGTTGTAG
- a CDS encoding DUF2080 family transposase-associated protein, with protein sequence MVRVKKKAWRKPRDVVIGFVAVCKANGNTVIPKPTLPPDYVGKKVIIIPIEDEDEEFDVVDDN encoded by the coding sequence ATGGTGAGAGTAAAAAAGAAGGCATGGAGAAAACCAAGAGATGTGGTTATAGGCTTTGTTGCGGTTTGTAAGGCAAACGGTAATACTGTAATTCCTAAACCAACTTTACCTCCTGATTATGTCGGCAAAAAAGTTATAATCATTCCGATTGAAGATGAAGATGAAGAGTTTGATGTGGTTGATGATAATTGA
- a CDS encoding DUF2540 domain-containing protein, which yields MRRATFYLCRNIDGRKLRYLLHRLENVENIDIETLRRAIEAEKKYKRAITLTEEEEAIIQKLGKSANLLLNCELVKLDEGERA from the coding sequence ATGAGGAGGGCAACATTCTATTTATGTAGGAATATTGATGGTAGGAAACTTAGGTATCTTTTGCATAGGTTGGAAAACGTGGAAAATATAGATATTGAGACATTAAGAAGAGCAATTGAGGCGGAGAAGAAATACAAAAGAGCAATAACGCTCACAGAGGAAGAGGAGGCAATTATACAGAAGTTAGGTAAGAGTGCAAATTTACTTTTGAATTGTGAGTTGGTGAAGTTGGATGAGGGAGAAAGAGCTTAA